DNA sequence from the bacterium genome:
GGGATCGTTCCGTGCGGCACGACGGGCGAGTCCGCGACGCTCTCCTACGAGGAGCATGAACGGGTGATCGACCTCGTGATCGAAGCGGCGGCCGGCCGGGTGCCGGTCATCGCCGGAACGGGGTCGAACAACACGAAGGAAGCCGTCCTGCTGACCCGCTACGCGAGGAAGGCGGGGGCGAACGCCGCGCTCGTCATCACCCCGTACTACAACAAGCCGACCCAGGCGGGGCTGCTCGCGCACTTCCGGGAGGTGGCCTCCTCCGCGGACATCCCCCTCATCCTCTACAACGTCCCGTCCCGCACCGGGGTCAACATGACGGCCGAAACCGTCGCGCGCCTCTCCGAGGTGAAAAACATCGTCGGCGTGAAGGAGGCCTCCGGGAACCTCACGCAGGTCTGCGACATCCTGAAGATGACCCCGCGGACCTTCTGCGTGCTGTCCGGGGACGACGGGCTCTACTTCCCGATGCTCGCCCTCGGCGCCAAGGGGGTCATCTCCGTCGTTTCCAACGTGGCCCCGGCGGAGATGGCCGACCTCTACGACGCCTTCGCCCTGGGGGAGGTGGCGCGGGCGCGGGAGATCCACTTCCGCCTGTGGCCCCTGATGAACGCGCTCTTCATCGAGACGAACCCGATCCCCGCCAAGACGGCGCTTGCCAT
Encoded proteins:
- the dapA gene encoding 4-hydroxy-tetrahydrodipicolinate synthase; the encoded protein is MFHGAIVATVTPFRNGRLDASALKKLVEFQIRSGTDGIVPCGTTGESATLSYEEHERVIDLVIEAAAGRVPVIAGTGSNNTKEAVLLTRYARKAGANAALVITPYYNKPTQAGLLAHFREVASSADIPLILYNVPSRTGVNMTAETVARLSEVKNIVGVKEASGNLTQVCDILKMTPRTFCVLSGDDGLYFPMLALGAKGVISVVSNVAPAEMADLYDAFALGEVARAREIHFRLWPLMNALFIETNPIPAKTALAMMGKVREEFRLPLCGMSDASRKVLAKVLSDLKIV